Proteins from a genomic interval of Treponema succinifaciens DSM 2489:
- a CDS encoding manganese efflux pump MntP, with product MSVLELFILAVGLSMDAFAVSICKGLAAAKKVSIKEMCIAGVWFGGFQALMPFLGWILGSRFKYYIENFDHWIAFLLLVAIGANMLREAFSDECEKVDNSFALKTMFVMAVATSIDALAVGITFGLLLDSWKEIILASLFICSITFCFSAAGVKIGSVFGNKYEKKAEIAGGIILILIGIKILLNHLGIL from the coding sequence ATGTCTGTACTGGAATTGTTTATTTTGGCTGTAGGATTAAGCATGGACGCATTTGCAGTTTCAATTTGCAAGGGACTGGCTGCTGCGAAGAAAGTTTCTATCAAGGAAATGTGCATTGCAGGCGTCTGGTTCGGCGGATTTCAGGCTTTGATGCCATTTTTAGGCTGGATTCTAGGCTCAAGATTTAAATATTATATAGAAAACTTTGACCATTGGATTGCATTTCTTCTTTTAGTTGCAATTGGCGCAAATATGCTCCGGGAAGCTTTTTCTGATGAATGTGAAAAAGTTGACAATTCATTTGCCTTAAAAACAATGTTTGTAATGGCGGTCGCCACAAGCATAGACGCGCTTGCAGTCGGAATAACATTCGGACTTTTACTTGACAGTTGGAAAGAAATAATCCTTGCAAGCCTTTTTATCTGCTCAATAACATTCTGCTTTTCCGCAGCTGGAGTAAAAATCGGAAGCGTATTCGGAAATAAGTACGAAAAAAAGGCAGAAATTGCAGGCGGAATAATTTTAATCTTAATCGGAATAAAAATACTTTTAAATCATCTTGGAATTTTATAG
- a CDS encoding flagellar motor switch protein FliG, with protein sequence MNLEDYRLNAYSAGAGQNKKLVHKPVFENVNSAIDRIEKQNKENAERQNIEQAKIAAKTGTWFEKKKSATSDDVKNAAKNLTSGGLVKIPASSTEKDSIYRRVAKFLVIVGIDEAAKILPHLTEEQTEKIIPEIASIQKITPEESASILEEFESLVEKAREEGGLETARNILTKAYGSEKAEDMLKKSVKYPDGKPFDYLSDANAERIKVLIDGESDAVKSLVLSQIEPKKAAKVINLMDVDDKKKIVLRLAKMKPVAPEVLAEIDRSLHEKLLTQNTENSQNMDGRGVLAQILKRMNPSVENSIINTLSEQDPELGEDLRKRLFTEEDVIGSDDRFIQNYLHDMEDRDIAVLIYGKNDAFREKILSNVSKNRRRVILDEESMIHHLTKSDSEKMTSSFYSVLRRAWENGDLRVSGRDEGEVYV encoded by the coding sequence ATGAATTTAGAAGATTACAGGCTTAACGCTTATTCAGCTGGAGCCGGTCAGAATAAAAAACTTGTCCATAAGCCGGTTTTTGAAAATGTAAATTCAGCGATAGACCGAATTGAAAAGCAGAACAAAGAGAATGCGGAAAGGCAAAACATCGAGCAGGCAAAAATTGCGGCAAAAACTGGAACTTGGTTTGAAAAGAAAAAATCAGCGACTTCAGACGATGTGAAAAACGCGGCAAAAAATCTTACGAGCGGTGGGCTTGTAAAGATTCCAGCTTCTTCAACAGAAAAAGACAGTATATATAGAAGAGTTGCAAAATTTCTTGTGATAGTCGGAATTGACGAGGCTGCAAAAATTCTTCCGCATTTGACAGAAGAGCAGACAGAAAAAATAATTCCAGAAATCGCTTCAATTCAAAAAATCACGCCGGAAGAGTCAGCTTCGATCCTTGAGGAATTTGAATCTCTTGTTGAAAAGGCGAGGGAAGAAGGCGGACTTGAAACTGCGCGGAATATTTTGACCAAGGCTTACGGTTCTGAAAAAGCAGAGGATATGCTCAAAAAATCTGTAAAGTATCCGGACGGAAAACCTTTTGATTATCTTTCGGATGCGAATGCTGAACGGATAAAAGTTTTGATTGACGGAGAATCTGATGCTGTAAAGTCGCTTGTTCTTTCGCAGATTGAGCCTAAAAAAGCCGCAAAAGTCATAAACTTAATGGACGTTGATGATAAAAAAAAGATTGTCCTGCGTCTTGCAAAAATGAAGCCGGTTGCTCCTGAGGTCCTTGCGGAAATTGACAGGAGCCTGCACGAAAAGCTTCTTACCCAGAACACGGAAAATTCACAGAACATGGATGGACGCGGAGTTCTTGCCCAGATTTTAAAACGAATGAATCCTTCCGTGGAAAATTCAATTATCAATACATTGAGCGAGCAGGACCCGGAACTTGGCGAGGACTTGCGCAAACGGCTTTTTACAGAAGAAGATGTTATCGGCTCGGACGACAGGTTTATTCAGAATTATCTGCATGACATGGAAGACCGCGACATTGCAGTTTTGATTTATGGAAAAAATGATGCGTTTAGAGAAAAAATTCTTTCGAATGTTTCCAAGAACAGAAGACGCGTTATTCTTGATGAAGAAAGCATGATTCATCATTTGACAAAATCCGACAGTGAAAAAATGACTTCATCGTTTTATTCCGTTCTTAGGCGCGCTTGGGAAAACGGAGATTTGCGTGTTTCAGGAAGAGATGAAGGCGAGGTTTATGTATGA
- a CDS encoding insulinase family protein, with translation MKKDDVYKGFEVLDVFKIPYYDSEGIFLRHKKSGLEVFHILNNDEENLFAFAFRTPCKDSTGVAHIIEHSVLCGSKKFPIKDPFLQLRNQSINTYLNAYTAKDRTVFPASSLIKTDYFNLMSVYADAVFFPILNVETFLQEGWRIETDQNGNSVIQGVVFNEMKGNYSSFNSVATDAVLNASVLGTGYEKDSGGDPLEIPTLSYERFREFHKKYYCAANCLVFLYGNIPTEDQLDFLDENVIKSIKSPGEKYSFASENSCVKMKKRIDAFGPAENSKNTTALVWKIGDSAENENLFSLPMEISFLSELLLGNDSAPVIKLLLNKFKGCDIAPQTGCSISSRFFSIAIGVNGLKPEQAQEFQDCIGDAMKSIVKNGIKEEDIERSFMSFDFSIREVKRSPSHGPYSLVLLKRVLRSWTYGANPKDALAFIESFEQIKKKIKDEPEYLKNLIRKFFVENKNKTLVTVSPSEKWSLDRAEKEKKLASCLYKKIGKRNVFLSLEKLHAFQAGSENENLIPAVNIEELENPAEKIETRKTLCEKIPFYVNQEACNGIVYASVSFPVDRLDPADYKFLPLLSSCISGLGTKKRSWEETISYSDRIMGDFGAYIRSAKVPEYSKKLAEENPLIIGREWLVIHFKFIEEKSAQAFDFASEIISSIDFLDKPRLKTIVNGLCSSLNASVVPGGHYFAMLRSCRLLNRSCAVQEIKDGLTSVFAINEIKKMKLSEISEKLESIYKKIISSGSLFHVTAGISGIAAAKKGFAFLVKNLCLEFPKPKKKVSDKEFFKQTEIAGKIYCEKNPCVDEVFVVPGNIGFASAAVKSSGEKEKEIMADTVFSHLLETSDLWKQIRTSGGAYGVFLSVQSSSGTTCFATYRDPKPFDSLGYFEEKLPLLEKDEFSFDDIKKAIAGVYSDEIEPYTPAMRGGTGLMRCLYGISLSLDKIRIKNLLSLKKSDIEKSVCCYKNAVFCGKKVAICGKDMISDKIKKISGKIIKISL, from the coding sequence ATGAAAAAAGATGATGTTTACAAAGGCTTTGAAGTTCTGGATGTATTTAAAATTCCATATTACGATTCAGAAGGAATTTTCTTGCGGCATAAAAAATCCGGCTTGGAAGTTTTTCACATTCTGAACAACGATGAAGAAAATCTTTTTGCATTCGCCTTTAGAACTCCTTGCAAAGACAGCACTGGAGTTGCGCATATTATTGAGCACAGTGTTTTGTGTGGCTCAAAAAAATTCCCGATAAAAGATCCGTTTCTTCAGCTTAGAAACCAAAGTATAAACACTTACCTTAACGCCTACACTGCAAAAGACAGAACTGTTTTTCCGGCAAGCTCTCTTATAAAGACTGATTATTTTAATTTGATGTCTGTCTATGCGGATGCTGTTTTTTTTCCGATTTTAAATGTTGAAACTTTTTTGCAGGAAGGCTGGAGAATCGAAACCGACCAAAACGGAAATTCTGTAATTCAGGGAGTTGTCTTTAACGAGATGAAGGGGAACTATTCGTCTTTTAATTCTGTTGCGACTGACGCGGTTTTAAATGCTTCTGTTCTTGGCACTGGATACGAAAAAGATTCCGGCGGAGACCCTTTGGAAATTCCAACTTTGTCTTACGAGCGGTTTAGAGAGTTTCATAAAAAATATTACTGCGCGGCAAACTGCCTTGTTTTTTTATATGGAAACATTCCGACAGAAGATCAGCTTGATTTTCTTGATGAAAATGTAATAAAAAGCATAAAATCTCCCGGCGAAAAATATTCATTTGCTTCTGAAAATTCTTGTGTAAAAATGAAGAAGCGGATTGACGCTTTTGGTCCTGCAGAGAATTCAAAAAATACAACGGCTTTAGTTTGGAAAATCGGAGATTCCGCGGAAAATGAAAATCTTTTTTCACTGCCAATGGAAATAAGCTTTTTGTCCGAGCTTCTTTTGGGAAACGATTCTGCACCAGTGATAAAACTTTTGCTGAACAAATTTAAAGGCTGTGATATTGCGCCGCAAACTGGATGCAGCATAAGCTCAAGATTTTTTTCCATAGCAATCGGCGTGAACGGGCTTAAGCCTGAGCAGGCGCAGGAATTTCAGGATTGCATTGGTGACGCTATGAAGTCTATTGTTAAAAATGGAATAAAAGAAGAAGACATTGAGCGCAGTTTTATGAGCTTTGATTTTTCAATAAGGGAAGTGAAAAGGTCTCCATCTCATGGACCGTATTCGCTTGTTCTTCTTAAGCGTGTTTTGCGTTCCTGGACTTATGGAGCAAATCCGAAAGATGCGCTTGCTTTTATTGAATCATTTGAACAGATAAAGAAAAAAATAAAAGATGAGCCGGAATATCTAAAAAATCTTATAAGAAAGTTCTTTGTTGAAAATAAAAATAAAACTTTAGTAACAGTTTCACCGTCAGAAAAATGGAGCCTTGACAGAGCCGAAAAAGAAAAAAAACTTGCATCTTGCCTTTATAAAAAAATCGGGAAAAGGAACGTTTTTCTTTCACTTGAAAAACTTCACGCATTTCAAGCTGGCTCAGAAAATGAAAATTTGATTCCTGCTGTTAATATTGAAGAACTTGAAAATCCTGCTGAAAAAATTGAAACACGCAAAACTTTGTGTGAAAAAATTCCTTTCTACGTAAATCAGGAAGCCTGCAATGGAATTGTCTATGCTTCTGTTTCTTTTCCTGTTGACCGGCTTGATCCTGCGGACTACAAATTTCTTCCTTTGCTTTCCAGCTGCATTTCAGGACTTGGAACAAAAAAAAGGTCTTGGGAAGAAACAATCTCGTATTCTGACAGAATTATGGGTGATTTTGGAGCTTATATACGAAGCGCAAAAGTTCCAGAATATTCCAAAAAACTTGCTGAAGAAAATCCTCTTATAATTGGCCGCGAGTGGCTTGTGATTCATTTTAAATTTATAGAAGAAAAATCCGCGCAAGCCTTTGACTTTGCAAGTGAAATTATTTCTTCAATTGATTTTTTAGACAAGCCAAGACTCAAGACAATTGTAAACGGCTTGTGCTCCAGTTTAAATGCGTCTGTTGTTCCCGGCGGACATTATTTTGCAATGCTTAGATCTTGCAGGCTTTTAAACCGTTCGTGCGCTGTTCAAGAAATTAAGGACGGACTTACTTCTGTCTTTGCGATAAATGAAATAAAAAAAATGAAGCTTTCTGAAATTTCTGAAAAGCTTGAATCGATTTATAAAAAAATAATCTCAAGCGGCTCCCTTTTTCATGTAACAGCCGGAATCTCAGGAATTGCTGCGGCCAAAAAAGGATTTGCTTTTCTTGTAAAAAATCTTTGCCTTGAATTTCCAAAGCCGAAGAAGAAAGTTTCTGACAAGGAATTTTTTAAGCAGACAGAGATTGCAGGAAAAATTTACTGCGAAAAAAATCCTTGCGTGGATGAAGTTTTTGTTGTGCCGGGGAACATAGGCTTTGCTTCTGCCGCTGTAAAAAGTTCTGGTGAAAAAGAAAAAGAAATCATGGCGGACACAGTTTTTTCACATCTGCTTGAAACTTCCGACTTATGGAAGCAGATTAGAACTAGCGGAGGAGCTTACGGTGTTTTCCTTTCTGTTCAAAGCTCAAGCGGCACAACTTGCTTTGCCACATATCGCGATCCAAAGCCTTTTGATTCGCTTGGATATTTTGAAGAAAAGCTTCCGCTTCTTGAAAAAGATGAATTTTCTTTTGATGATATAAAAAAAGCGATTGCCGGAGTTTATTCAGATGAAATCGAGCCGTACACGCCGGCAATGAGAGGCGGAACTGGGCTTATGCGATGTCTTTATGGAATTTCCCTTTCCCTTGATAAAATCAGAATAAAAAATCTGCTGAGCCTAAAAAAAAGTGATATTGAAAAGTCAGTCTGCTGTTACAAAAACGCTGTGTTCTGCGGAAAAAAAGTCGCAATCTGCGGAAAAGACATGATTTCTGATAAAATTAAAAAAATAAGTGGAAAAATAATAAAGATTTCACTATAA
- a CDS encoding Do family serine endopeptidase: MKNLVKKIAYIAGAAVMAAGIFSLSCKVNKGSANVAFAETPAAQIPQDSLAVTQALQDSFRSITSQVLPAVVEVDVKETTKVKTFSPFKDLPFFFGIPRDEEEGDGTKELEQSALGSGVIVRRTGNTVYVLTNNHVVGNATSIKIKLNDEREFEGKLVGKDERMDIALVSFESSDKSIAIAKLGDSNTIHQGDIVLALGSPLGYFASVTQGIVSATGRSGGQIGSISDFIQTDAAINQGNSGGPLVNIQGEVIGINTWIASNSGGSQGLGFSIPINNIKESINQFIDKGKITYGWVGISLVEITDEYKEQLGIDKKQQGALASQVFLDGPAYKGGILPGDFIIGLNGHDIKSVDQLIREIGGIPAGKTTTVKVLRGKTTKEIFVKIDERNEEVTANDTKLWPGFVASPLTPDLRKRLNIEKEKVEGVVVARVFEKSPAAALRLQEGDIICAVNDKKVSNLEEFYAALDTNSKKEIWYDVYSNGHVVTTARYKIGK, from the coding sequence ATGAAAAACTTAGTAAAAAAAATTGCGTATATAGCCGGAGCCGCAGTAATGGCAGCCGGAATATTTTCGCTTTCATGCAAAGTAAACAAAGGCTCTGCAAACGTCGCTTTTGCAGAAACTCCAGCCGCGCAAATTCCGCAGGACTCATTGGCAGTCACTCAGGCTTTACAGGACTCGTTCCGCTCAATAACTTCCCAAGTGCTTCCAGCCGTTGTAGAAGTTGATGTAAAGGAAACAACAAAAGTAAAAACATTTTCTCCATTTAAAGACCTTCCATTTTTCTTTGGAATTCCACGCGATGAAGAAGAAGGAGACGGAACAAAAGAACTTGAGCAGTCTGCGCTTGGTTCCGGCGTAATTGTAAGAAGAACAGGCAACACAGTCTATGTTCTTACAAACAACCACGTTGTAGGAAACGCGACTTCAATAAAAATCAAACTTAACGATGAGCGTGAATTTGAAGGAAAACTCGTCGGAAAAGATGAGCGCATGGACATTGCTCTTGTTTCATTTGAAAGCAGCGACAAGTCAATTGCAATTGCAAAGCTCGGAGACAGCAACACAATTCATCAGGGAGACATCGTTCTTGCACTTGGAAGTCCTCTTGGATATTTTGCTTCTGTAACACAGGGAATTGTAAGCGCGACAGGCAGAAGTGGAGGACAAATCGGCTCAATCAGCGACTTTATCCAGACTGACGCGGCAATCAACCAGGGAAACTCAGGAGGTCCTCTTGTAAATATTCAGGGAGAAGTAATCGGGATAAACACTTGGATTGCTTCAAATTCCGGTGGCTCTCAGGGGCTTGGATTTTCAATTCCAATAAACAACATCAAGGAATCAATAAACCAGTTCATTGACAAAGGAAAAATAACTTACGGATGGGTTGGAATCAGTCTCGTTGAAATTACAGATGAGTACAAAGAGCAGCTCGGAATAGACAAAAAACAGCAGGGTGCGCTTGCAAGTCAGGTATTCCTCGACGGCCCTGCGTATAAAGGCGGAATTCTTCCGGGCGACTTTATAATCGGACTGAACGGACATGACATAAAATCCGTAGACCAGCTTATCCGCGAAATAGGAGGCATTCCGGCAGGAAAAACAACAACTGTAAAAGTTCTGCGCGGAAAAACAACAAAGGAAATTTTTGTAAAAATTGACGAGCGCAACGAAGAAGTTACTGCAAACGACACAAAGCTCTGGCCAGGATTTGTAGCATCTCCGCTTACTCCAGATTTACGAAAGCGGCTTAACATTGAAAAAGAAAAAGTTGAAGGCGTTGTAGTTGCAAGAGTATTTGAAAAATCTCCTGCCGCAGCATTGAGACTTCAGGAAGGCGACATTATCTGCGCTGTAAACGACAAGAAAGTTTCAAATCTTGAAGAATTCTATGCGGCTTTGGACACCAATTCAAAGAAAGAAATATGGTACGATGTATACAGCAATGGACACGTTGTAACAACAGCAAGATACAAAATCGGAAAGTAA